A single Arachidicoccus sp. BS20 DNA region contains:
- a CDS encoding alpha/beta hydrolase domain-containing protein: protein MFFLCINLCSTRCAKRLLISLLCCFAFIVARAGVIRIKITKIESPTFDGRTFGTVGAYEKIIGKVYCEVNPLSPKNSCITDIEYAPKNKDGMVEYSMDFYILKPVDECKGNHKLFFEINNRGGKAFGGFNESGGGNNPTTSKDAGNAFLMKQGYTIAWCGWDISAGHINNNLTIQVPVAKNKDGSSITGQSYEYICFDNPNAQTYDLHYAAETLDKTKATLTVKKHLNDAATDVPSDQWEYINDKKIALLPKGTPFKQSFIYEFRYTAKDPLVAGLSLAATRDFVSFLRYAKADNFGNPNPLAGDIQYTFSYGVSQSARYINDFQTLGFNEDEQGRRVFDGIENWLGGGDGVGINYRFAQPGRTERNRQEHLFPEGIFPFAFPKLKDIYSKKIAGRLDGYASAKNYPKDIEVNSANEYWSKAASLLHSDLNGNDLPDPPNVRFFLISGMQHGTGNGKSKGVCQQFQNPTRAEPVLRALFMDLDSWVTKNIAPPNSMVPRVADGTAAFAKADKNSFTGKVPAKELGWKNIPGVTYTGLITVRHVIDYGAQFGKGIISKYPERPGNKAYKNFVSKVDTDDNEIAGIHTPQTAVPLGTYTSWALRRKGFAENDGGEASGQFIPFAKTKAERLQTHDPRLSLEERYGTHEGYVNAVKKAVSLLETQRLLLKEDGERYVEDAEKSSILK from the coding sequence ATGTTTTTTCTTTGTATAAATTTATGCAGTACCAGATGCGCGAAGCGACTATTAATTTCGTTATTATGTTGCTTTGCCTTTATAGTTGCACGCGCAGGTGTTATCCGCATCAAAATCACAAAAATCGAATCCCCGACTTTCGATGGAAGAACATTCGGTACAGTCGGCGCGTATGAAAAAATTATAGGAAAAGTTTATTGCGAAGTCAATCCTTTATCTCCGAAAAATTCCTGTATCACAGATATTGAATATGCGCCAAAAAACAAGGATGGCATGGTTGAATATTCAATGGACTTTTATATTTTAAAACCTGTTGATGAATGCAAAGGCAATCACAAGCTTTTCTTTGAAATAAATAATCGCGGCGGCAAAGCGTTTGGTGGGTTTAATGAAAGCGGCGGTGGTAATAATCCCACAACTTCAAAAGATGCCGGCAATGCTTTTTTGATGAAGCAAGGTTATACGATTGCATGGTGTGGCTGGGATATTTCTGCCGGTCATATCAATAATAATTTAACGATTCAGGTGCCTGTTGCAAAGAATAAAGACGGTTCGTCTATAACAGGCCAGTCTTATGAATATATCTGTTTTGATAATCCGAATGCACAAACCTACGACTTACATTATGCTGCGGAAACGTTGGATAAAACAAAAGCTACGCTTACCGTAAAGAAACATTTGAACGATGCCGCAACGGATGTTCCTTCCGACCAATGGGAATATATAAATGATAAAAAGATTGCTTTGCTCCCGAAAGGAACGCCGTTTAAGCAATCATTCATTTATGAATTTCGATATACGGCGAAAGACCCGTTGGTAGCGGGTTTGAGCTTGGCGGCGACAAGGGATTTCGTTTCTTTTCTTCGGTATGCAAAAGCAGATAATTTCGGTAATCCGAATCCTTTGGCAGGAGATATTCAATATACTTTCAGTTATGGCGTTTCGCAATCTGCGCGGTATATCAACGACTTTCAGACTTTGGGTTTTAATGAAGATGAACAAGGAAGACGTGTTTTTGACGGCATCGAAAATTGGTTAGGCGGCGGCGATGGCGTTGGCATCAATTATCGTTTTGCGCAGCCGGGCAGAACGGAACGCAACCGGCAGGAACATCTTTTTCCCGAAGGAATTTTTCCCTTTGCTTTTCCAAAGCTGAAAGATATTTACAGTAAGAAAATTGCAGGAAGATTGGATGGATATGCTTCTGCCAAAAATTATCCGAAAGATATTGAAGTTAATTCCGCAAATGAATATTGGAGTAAAGCGGCTTCCTTACTTCATTCTGATTTGAATGGGAATGATTTACCCGACCCGCCGAATGTACGTTTCTTTTTAATCTCCGGAATGCAGCATGGCACAGGCAATGGGAAAAGCAAAGGCGTTTGTCAGCAATTCCAAAATCCTACAAGAGCCGAACCGGTTTTGCGGGCGTTGTTTATGGATTTGGACAGTTGGGTTACAAAAAATATTGCGCCGCCAAACAGCATGGTGCCGCGCGTTGCAGACGGCACGGCCGCTTTTGCGAAAGCGGATAAAAATTCTTTTACGGGAAAAGTTCCGGCAAAAGAACTGGGCTGGAAAAATATTCCCGGCGTTACTTATACAGGATTGATAACCGTGCGCCATGTGATAGATTACGGCGCACAGTTCGGCAAGGGAATTATTTCAAAATATCCCGAGCGTCCGGGAAATAAAGCATATAAAAATTTTGTTTCCAAAGTGGACACGGACGATAATGAAATCGCCGGCATACATACGCCGCAAACTGCCGTTCCGCTTGGAACATACACCAGCTGGGCATTGCGCAGAAAAGGTTTTGCCGAAAATGACGGCGGCGAAGCATCGGGACAGTTTATTCCTTTTGCAAAAACAAAAGCGGAACGTTTGCAAACGCATGACCCTCGTCTTTCGCTTGAAGAAAGATACGGCACGCATGAAGGCTATGTCAATGCTGTAAAAAAAGCGGTTTCGTTGTTGGAAACCCAACGCTTGCTTTTAAAAGAAGATGGCGAGAGATATGTTGAAGATGCTGAAAAAAGTAGTATACTCAAATAA
- a CDS encoding glycoside hydrolase family 2 protein: protein MKKFLTGAFFLFAATGLFAQNIETKFNNNEIFDKIGKGLCVVENGELKTKNAYAAFGDISWKNYQFSFTATTPSTQKEVQIWSGFRAADRDDKYVLGLKGGIENDLYLARLGYMGADDYLALRHIDFPLKTGIAYTIKIQVAGQRIRVFLNNEKLPRIDIVDKHNENNPSGKIILGGGWLETDFQHFSVKPLAANALDNVPREEYAPVPVDKEKLRKAQRASYAPVVVSNINEARTQISLNGKWLFMPGYEAKNDEAAKPSKSDNHWHVMHVPDFWNPDHVWLFGEMYGDVSKGVSDSYFQKEEDRCNAYTFDYKKTNIGWYRQWVELPQSIKGKHIELSFDAVSKVAEVWVNGKKAGNHVGMFGAFNVDVTKLLKPGKNLIAVKVYRDYIKNIQDADKIVGVAVSEEVTQKMLKDLPHGFLDDDPAGIWQPVSLIITNPLHITDVFIKPNLQGADFNITIKNSSSSQQQFSVNTAIHSIENNGSLFNGTNVKSLTLQPNEERIFSYSIDNLHPELWSPAHPNLYNFLFSLTGNNDKTVYDNKLIRSGFKIFTTKNGYLYLNGKPYWLRGANQTAMPLAPNDTALANKFTQLMHAGNMEVTRTHTVPYTETWMDAADKYGAGISYEGTWPWLMLDNSPIPDKKLLDIWANEFYDLIKKYRNHPSLMIWTMNNEMKFYGGDPDKERAMQKMKIISDVVRHIRKIDSTHVICFDSNYFRWAATKRFGQAFMDSIDDGDIDDVHQYTNWYDDDIFSEFNGRFQKIHKYPGRPLISQEMSTGYPDETGHSTRFYTLVHQNPSSLVGKFAYSYNDPKYFMTSQSFISKELAEALRRYNPEASGVLHFSLATWFSKVYSASDIKPQLTYYRMKKALQPVLVSAELWGRHFYAGDTLPLRVCVVNDDENAQDIPASTLQWQLTDKNGKTFAQGTENFPAVKYYGRQWISLAINIPANLPSSRTDGKLILKLVSNNKLLSENDYDLLFARHEWARASNISNIVVLDKSGKLLPVLNDLKLKYTTATSLTDALQHKGVLLLSGFDQSNTSQSDIASIRKYIDAGGKVLITGKDDIAPQIFPKDIRNIIPANPQIVNMEIPESPVFKGLQPLDIRYFNDDKNEAPSVCFGAYQINRNANVEALASSVKIHGYLSGSLQRRSATLDKIKGFPIVQITEGEGMAILSTMEFEKGITDPVAEKLLSNILAYLSK from the coding sequence ATGAAGAAGTTTTTAACAGGTGCATTTTTTCTTTTTGCTGCCACCGGATTATTTGCTCAAAACATTGAAACAAAATTTAATAACAATGAAATCTTTGACAAAATAGGAAAAGGTTTGTGTGTCGTTGAAAATGGCGAGCTGAAAACCAAAAATGCTTATGCCGCGTTCGGCGATATTTCATGGAAAAACTATCAATTCTCTTTTACGGCAACTACGCCTTCAACACAAAAAGAAGTGCAAATTTGGTCGGGCTTCCGCGCTGCCGACAGAGACGATAAATATGTGCTGGGTTTGAAAGGCGGCATTGAAAACGATTTGTATCTCGCACGGCTTGGTTATATGGGTGCTGACGATTACCTCGCCTTGCGGCACATAGATTTTCCGTTGAAAACAGGCATTGCTTACACCATAAAAATTCAGGTTGCCGGGCAACGCATTCGTGTATTTTTAAATAATGAAAAATTGCCGCGCATCGATATTGTTGATAAACACAATGAAAATAATCCTTCGGGAAAAATTATTCTTGGCGGTGGTTGGCTGGAAACCGATTTTCAGCATTTCTCTGTAAAGCCGCTTGCCGCAAATGCCTTGGATAATGTGCCAAGAGAAGAATATGCGCCTGTGCCTGTTGATAAAGAAAAATTAAGAAAAGCGCAGCGTGCATCTTATGCGCCTGTTGTTGTATCAAATATTAATGAAGCCCGAACGCAAATATCGCTTAACGGAAAATGGCTGTTCATGCCCGGTTACGAAGCAAAAAATGATGAAGCGGCAAAGCCTTCCAAGAGTGATAATCATTGGCACGTAATGCACGTGCCCGATTTCTGGAACCCTGATCACGTATGGCTTTTCGGCGAAATGTACGGCGATGTAAGTAAAGGCGTGTCGGACAGTTATTTTCAAAAAGAAGAAGACCGTTGCAATGCTTATACATTTGATTACAAAAAAACAAACATCGGCTGGTACAGGCAATGGGTTGAGTTGCCGCAATCCATTAAAGGAAAGCACATTGAACTTTCATTTGACGCGGTTTCAAAAGTGGCGGAAGTTTGGGTAAACGGTAAAAAAGCAGGAAACCATGTGGGAATGTTCGGCGCGTTTAATGTGGATGTTACCAAGTTGTTGAAACCCGGAAAAAATTTGATAGCCGTTAAAGTGTATCGTGATTATATCAAAAACATTCAGGATGCCGACAAGATTGTAGGCGTTGCTGTTTCCGAAGAAGTAACGCAAAAAATGCTGAAAGACTTACCGCATGGTTTTCTGGACGATGACCCTGCGGGAATATGGCAGCCGGTTTCGCTAATTATAACCAATCCTTTGCATATAACAGATGTATTTATCAAACCGAATTTGCAAGGAGCAGATTTTAATATTACGATAAAAAATTCTTCTTCATCACAGCAACAATTTTCTGTAAACACAGCAATTCATTCTATAGAAAATAATGGCTCTTTATTCAACGGAACGAATGTAAAATCATTGACGCTTCAACCGAATGAAGAAAGAATTTTCAGTTACTCGATTGATAATTTGCATCCGGAATTATGGTCGCCCGCTCATCCAAATCTGTATAATTTTCTTTTTTCGTTGACAGGAAATAATGATAAAACTGTTTATGATAATAAATTAATTCGCTCCGGGTTTAAAATATTCACGACAAAAAATGGCTATCTATATTTAAACGGAAAGCCTTACTGGCTGCGGGGTGCAAACCAAACAGCCATGCCGCTCGCACCCAATGATACGGCGCTTGCAAACAAGTTTACACAACTGATGCACGCCGGCAATATGGAAGTTACGCGCACGCACACGGTACCCTATACGGAAACGTGGATGGACGCCGCCGACAAATATGGCGCTGGCATTAGTTATGAAGGAACATGGCCCTGGCTGATGCTGGATAATTCGCCGATTCCGGACAAAAAACTGTTGGATATTTGGGCGAATGAATTTTATGACCTTATCAAAAAATACCGGAATCATCCGTCGTTGATGATTTGGACGATGAATAACGAAATGAAATTTTATGGCGGAGACCCTGATAAGGAAAGAGCCATGCAAAAAATGAAAATCATTTCCGATGTAGTAAGGCATATCCGGAAAATAGATTCCACACACGTTATATGTTTCGACTCCAATTATTTCCGTTGGGCTGCCACAAAGCGCTTTGGGCAAGCGTTTATGGACAGCATTGATGATGGAGATATTGACGATGTCCATCAATACACCAATTGGTATGACGATGATATTTTTTCTGAATTTAATGGTCGTTTTCAAAAGATTCATAAATATCCCGGTCGTCCTTTAATCAGCCAGGAAATGTCCACCGGCTATCCCGATGAAACGGGTCATTCAACGCGGTTTTATACATTGGTTCATCAAAATCCGTCATCGCTTGTAGGCAAGTTTGCTTACTCGTACAACGACCCGAAATATTTTATGACGAGTCAGTCATTTATTTCAAAAGAATTGGCGGAAGCCTTACGCAGATACAATCCTGAAGCATCGGGCGTATTGCATTTTTCTTTGGCAACGTGGTTCAGTAAAGTATATAGCGCAAGCGATATAAAGCCGCAGCTTACATATTACCGCATGAAAAAAGCATTGCAGCCGGTATTGGTTTCTGCGGAATTGTGGGGACGACATTTTTATGCGGGCGACACTTTGCCGTTGCGGGTTTGCGTTGTGAATGACGATGAGAATGCGCAAGATATTCCTGCCTCAACTTTGCAGTGGCAATTAACGGATAAAAACGGAAAAACATTTGCGCAAGGAACTGAAAATTTTCCTGCGGTAAAATATTACGGCAGGCAATGGATTTCTTTGGCAATAAATATTCCTGCAAATTTACCATCATCAAGAACTGACGGAAAATTGATTTTGAAACTTGTGAGCAATAATAAATTGCTTTCGGAAAACGATTATGATTTGTTGTTTGCAAGGCATGAATGGGCACGAGCATCAAATATTAGTAACATTGTTGTCTTGGATAAATCGGGAAAATTATTGCCTGTATTGAATGATTTGAAATTAAAATATACAACTGCAACATCTTTAACCGATGCACTTCAACATAAAGGCGTTCTTCTTTTATCGGGCTTCGATCAATCGAATACTTCACAAAGCGATATTGCATCGATTCGCAAATACATAGATGCAGGCGGCAAAGTTTTGATAACGGGAAAAGATGATATCGCTCCGCAAATTTTTCCGAAGGATATAAGAAATATTATTCCCGCCAATCCTCAGATTGTGAATATGGAAATTCCCGAATCGCCTGTGTTTAAAGGTTTGCAACCGTTGGATATTCGCTATTTTAATGATGATAAGAACGAAGCCCCTTCCGTTTGCTTTGGCGCATATCAAATCAACAGAAATGCAAATGTTGAAGCATTGGCTTCTTCCGTGAAGATACATGGTTATCTGAGCGGTTCGTTGCAGCGAAGGTCGGCAACGCTTGACAAAATCAAAGGCTTTCCGATAGTGCAAATAACGGAAGGCGAAGGCATGGCAATACTTTCAACAATGGAATTTGAAAAAGGAATAACCGACCCGGTTGCGGAAAAACTTTTGTCGAACATATTGGCATATCTGTCAAAATAG
- a CDS encoding family 43 glycosylhydrolase, whose amino-acid sequence MIKKITGFIICLIFFAGMFESVHAQSAKTFCNPVDIRYMFQPDGKYRSAADPAMVFYKNKYWLFVSKNDGYYVSDDLVKWKYIKGQGYPTEIFAPAVVVIHDKLYLTTGGGEGAGTFTTDNPASGIWTRVSNPDRGLADPATFLDDDGKLYLYDDCSDKNPIRVTQLDTTTFHSVSPVVDLFKGNPAMHGWEVPGDSSELKNNAPWVEGSWMNKINGKYYLQYAAPGTQYKTYGDGVYVSDKPEGPFTYAPYSPFSFKPTGFVTGTGHSSTFKDRSNNYWHVSTLSISVRHMFERRVGLFPTGVLDDGQLVCNTYLGDYPQYAEMKGENGWKNNLTGWMLLSYDKPAKASSVLGKNDKQNFEVSNAFDENIRTWWSAKSGKSGEWLEVDLQKQCRINAIQVNFADEDDTMQNGFIKDGYGYYVLTSSDGKTWTKIIDHRKDFRDAPHNYTQLNKPVTARYVKIINTYTPAGGKFSLYGFRIFGKAPGKNPEVVKNVVAKLNPKDKREVTVSWKPVSDADFYIIRYGIAPGKLWSNYQVYKTTSYTIRSLNIGMPYYFTVDAVNGHGITKGQNLIRLR is encoded by the coding sequence ATGATAAAAAAAATTACAGGGTTTATTATATGCTTGATATTTTTTGCAGGAATGTTTGAATCTGTTCACGCGCAATCTGCAAAAACATTTTGCAACCCTGTTGATATACGTTATATGTTTCAGCCCGACGGCAAGTATCGTTCCGCCGCCGACCCGGCGATGGTTTTTTATAAAAACAAATATTGGCTGTTCGTCTCAAAGAATGATGGTTACTATGTTTCAGACGATTTGGTCAAATGGAAATATATAAAAGGACAAGGTTATCCTACGGAAATATTTGCCCCTGCTGTTGTGGTTATTCACGATAAGTTGTACCTGACAACAGGCGGCGGCGAAGGCGCAGGGACTTTTACAACAGACAATCCCGCTTCGGGAATATGGACAAGGGTTTCAAATCCTGACAGAGGACTTGCCGATCCTGCAACATTTTTAGACGATGACGGTAAATTGTATTTGTATGATGATTGCAGCGACAAAAATCCTATTCGGGTTACGCAATTGGACACAACAACTTTTCATTCCGTTTCCCCGGTTGTTGATTTATTTAAAGGCAATCCCGCCATGCACGGATGGGAAGTTCCCGGCGACAGCAGTGAACTGAAAAATAATGCACCCTGGGTTGAAGGCTCGTGGATGAATAAAATTAATGGTAAATATTATTTGCAGTACGCGGCGCCCGGCACACAATACAAAACTTACGGCGACGGTGTGTACGTTTCCGACAAGCCGGAAGGACCTTTTACTTATGCGCCATACAGCCCATTTTCTTTCAAGCCCACAGGTTTTGTTACAGGCACAGGTCATTCCTCTACTTTTAAAGACAGAAGCAATAATTACTGGCACGTCAGCACGCTCTCCATTTCCGTAAGGCATATGTTTGAACGAAGGGTCGGATTATTTCCGACAGGCGTCCTTGACGATGGGCAACTCGTTTGCAATACTTATCTCGGCGACTACCCGCAATATGCCGAAATGAAAGGAGAAAACGGTTGGAAAAATAATTTAACAGGATGGATGTTGCTGTCTTACGATAAGCCTGCAAAAGCATCTTCAGTTTTAGGAAAAAACGATAAACAAAACTTTGAAGTGTCTAATGCTTTTGATGAAAATATCCGCACATGGTGGAGTGCAAAAAGTGGTAAGAGCGGCGAATGGCTGGAAGTAGATTTGCAAAAGCAATGTCGTATTAACGCTATACAGGTAAATTTTGCCGACGAGGATGATACGATGCAAAATGGTTTTATTAAAGACGGCTATGGATATTATGTTCTCACATCGTCTGACGGAAAAACCTGGACTAAAATTATCGACCATAGGAAAGATTTTAGAGATGCGCCACACAATTACACGCAGTTGAACAAACCTGTAACAGCCCGTTATGTAAAAATCATCAATACCTATACGCCTGCCGGCGGAAAATTTTCGTTGTACGGTTTTCGGATATTTGGAAAAGCTCCCGGGAAAAATCCTGAAGTCGTTAAAAATGTTGTTGCCAAATTGAATCCTAAAGATAAACGCGAGGTAACCGTTTCATGGAAGCCTGTGTCTGATGCGGATTTTTATATTATCCGGTACGGAATTGCGCCCGGTAAATTGTGGAGTAATTACCAGGTTTATAAAACAACTTCTTATACGATTCGTTCTTTGAACATCGGTATGCCATATTATTTCACTGTTGATGCCGTAAACGGGCATGGTATTACAAAAGGACAAAATCTTATCAGGCTGCGGTAA
- a CDS encoding glycosyl hydrolase 2 galactose-binding domain-containing protein yields MNSNSRIVMFSLYKKIGFLFCVLFLSVVAKAQQPYVLSSGWMLSDSAKIQQTGSDISSLHFHTDNWYKATVPGTVLTSLVNDKVYPEPLYGENNRPDKISDSLCRTSYWYRTVFITPENYTGKQIWLNFDGINYAAQVWVNGHQVGEIKGAFARGIFDVTKFVKPGKKAVLAVLVSPQPHPGVPEEQTIKNGVGSNGGISAIDGPTFLCSMGWDWIPAIRDRNTGIWQKVFLSASGAVQIQNPYITTDVSIPDLKTADVHIETTLSNTSNATQTGILKGTFGNVSFEKKITVEGDANKLIVFNSADFSQLHLINPKLWWPNGFGAQNLYHLTLSFTINGKTSDVYQTDFGVRKITYSVPDADNLTVSVNGVKVMCKGGDWGMDEAMKRIPKARLETQIRMHALANYTMIRNWVGQSTSEDFYDLCDKYGIMLWDEFFQPNPGDGPNPTDTALYLANVKEKILRFRNHPSIAIWCGRNEGYPPKNIDSALRKMMKILDPARLYQPSSTAGRGVNSGGPYHWQPPANYYNFGEAFKTEIGSVSVPTLQSVHDMMPQKDWEVINDDWAEHDFANGAQDGLGYRKMLGKRYGKVINLADFVRKAQLANYEAFRALYEGRNAKLFAPCTGVLTWMSNPAQPSFVWQIYSHDLEPNASLFAAKEACEPVHIQLNEKTHEVQVINNLPNAIKGNAYLQVYNLDSKQIYTQQFAVNALPSAAITLDSVNWLKPLPDVFFVKLELKDNDGKLLSDNFYWQANKTHPNDLTSLNQLPFATLNLTVKRTDENGKCLLKVTVHNNSKSIALMAHLQLHGQKSDKRILPVFYSGNYISLIPNESRTVTIEADLKDLHGEKPLIKVDGWNVGVKPFENATVAVELNKESQVSSWAKTGLPIDYGVAEK; encoded by the coding sequence ATGAACTCAAATTCAAGAATAGTAATGTTTAGCTTATATAAGAAAATAGGATTTTTATTTTGTGTATTATTTCTGTCTGTAGTAGCAAAGGCGCAGCAGCCTTATGTCCTTTCTTCGGGATGGATGTTGAGTGATTCCGCAAAAATTCAACAAACCGGGAGCGATATTTCTTCCTTACATTTTCATACGGATAATTGGTACAAAGCAACGGTTCCGGGAACGGTTTTGACTTCTTTGGTAAACGATAAAGTTTATCCCGAACCTTTGTATGGCGAGAATAACAGACCCGATAAAATAAGCGATAGCCTTTGCCGGACTTCGTATTGGTACAGGACTGTTTTTATTACGCCGGAGAATTATACCGGCAAGCAGATATGGCTGAATTTCGACGGTATTAATTATGCTGCGCAGGTTTGGGTTAATGGTCATCAGGTCGGAGAAATCAAAGGCGCTTTTGCGCGCGGTATTTTTGACGTTACCAAATTTGTAAAACCCGGAAAGAAAGCTGTGCTGGCGGTTTTGGTATCGCCGCAGCCGCATCCCGGCGTGCCGGAAGAGCAAACGATTAAAAACGGAGTAGGCAGCAACGGCGGCATTTCGGCAATTGACGGACCTACGTTTTTATGCTCCATGGGTTGGGACTGGATTCCTGCTATTCGTGATAGAAATACAGGCATTTGGCAAAAGGTTTTTCTTTCTGCATCAGGAGCAGTACAAATACAAAATCCATACATTACGACAGACGTTTCTATTCCCGATTTGAAAACGGCTGATGTGCATATTGAAACAACTTTAAGCAACACAAGCAATGCAACTCAAACGGGAATTTTAAAAGGTACTTTCGGCAATGTTTCTTTTGAGAAAAAAATTACAGTTGAAGGCGATGCTAATAAATTAATTGTATTCAATTCCGCAGATTTTTCGCAATTGCATTTAATTAATCCGAAATTGTGGTGGCCCAATGGATTCGGCGCACAAAACCTGTATCATCTTACATTGAGTTTTACCATCAACGGCAAAACATCTGATGTTTATCAAACCGATTTCGGTGTCAGAAAAATTACTTATTCTGTTCCTGATGCGGATAACCTGACGGTTTCAGTGAACGGTGTAAAAGTGATGTGCAAAGGCGGCGACTGGGGCATGGACGAAGCGATGAAACGTATTCCAAAAGCAAGATTGGAAACGCAGATAAGAATGCATGCGCTGGCAAATTATACCATGATTCGCAACTGGGTAGGACAAAGTACGAGCGAAGATTTTTACGATTTATGCGACAAGTACGGCATCATGCTGTGGGACGAATTTTTTCAGCCAAATCCCGGCGATGGACCCAATCCGACCGACACGGCATTATATCTGGCGAATGTAAAAGAAAAAATATTGCGCTTTCGCAATCATCCTTCCATCGCTATTTGGTGCGGGCGCAACGAAGGTTATCCGCCCAAAAATATTGACAGTGCGCTGCGCAAAATGATGAAAATACTTGACCCCGCGCGTTTGTATCAGCCAAGCTCAACGGCGGGCAGAGGTGTTAATTCGGGCGGACCTTACCATTGGCAGCCGCCTGCGAATTATTACAATTTCGGCGAAGCGTTTAAAACGGAAATAGGCAGCGTTTCCGTGCCTACGCTTCAATCTGTTCACGACATGATGCCGCAAAAAGATTGGGAAGTAATTAATGATGATTGGGCGGAACATGACTTTGCCAACGGCGCGCAAGATGGTTTGGGCTATAGAAAAATGCTTGGTAAAAGATATGGTAAAGTTATTAATCTTGCGGACTTTGTAAGAAAGGCGCAGCTCGCCAATTACGAAGCCTTCCGTGCTTTGTACGAAGGGCGCAATGCAAAATTATTCGCGCCGTGCACGGGTGTGCTTACATGGATGAGCAATCCTGCGCAGCCGAGTTTTGTATGGCAGATTTATTCCCACGATTTAGAGCCGAATGCTTCTCTATTTGCTGCTAAAGAAGCTTGTGAGCCAGTCCATATCCAGTTAAATGAAAAAACACATGAAGTGCAGGTCATCAACAATCTGCCGAATGCAATCAAAGGTAACGCTTATTTGCAGGTGTATAATTTGGACAGTAAACAAATTTACACGCAGCAATTTGCTGTGAATGCTTTGCCGTCTGCGGCTATAACACTGGATTCGGTAAATTGGCTGAAACCCTTGCCCGATGTTTTTTTTGTAAAACTGGAATTGAAAGATAATGACGGTAAATTACTTTCGGATAATTTTTACTGGCAGGCAAATAAAACACATCCGAATGACCTTACAAGTCTTAATCAATTGCCTTTTGCAACGCTGAATTTAACGGTAAAGAGAACGGATGAAAACGGAAAATGTTTGTTGAAAGTTACAGTACATAACAATAGTAAATCCATTGCATTGATGGCTCACTTGCAGTTGCACGGGCAAAAATCGGATAAGCGTATTCTGCCTGTGTTTTATTCCGGTAATTATATTTCATTAATTCCGAATGAATCGCGAACAGTAACGATAGAAGCGGATTTGAAAGACTTGCACGGCGAAAAGCCTTTGATAAAAGTTGATGGTTGGAATGTAGGCGTCAAGCCTTTTGAAAATGCAACCGTTGCCGTTGAATTGAATAAAGAATCGCAGGTAAGTTCCTGGGCAAAAACAGGATTGCCGATTGATTATGGTGTTGCAGAAAAATAA